In the genome of Acidimicrobiales bacterium, one region contains:
- a CDS encoding TMEM165/GDT1 family protein, whose amino-acid sequence MGSLLAALGLVFVAELGDKTQLVALGLGARHRLAPVVAGVVAAYAATNLLSVVVGGLVGEALPTRAIGIAGGILFLGFAAWTLRSGPDQHDDAARPAGSRSVVVSVAVAMFVAELGDKTMLATATLAAKGDPVLVWVGATLGIIASGLLGVLLGRAFGARLPEAATRIGSAVLFAVFGLVLLVTSL is encoded by the coding sequence ATGGGATCGCTGCTGGCCGCGCTGGGGCTGGTGTTCGTGGCCGAGCTGGGCGACAAGACCCAGCTGGTGGCCCTGGGCCTCGGCGCCCGCCACCGGCTGGCTCCCGTGGTCGCCGGGGTGGTGGCCGCCTACGCCGCCACCAACCTGCTCTCCGTGGTGGTCGGGGGGCTGGTGGGCGAGGCCCTGCCCACCCGGGCCATCGGCATCGCCGGTGGCATCCTGTTCCTGGGCTTCGCGGCCTGGACCCTGCGGTCGGGCCCCGACCAGCACGACGACGCGGCCCGACCCGCCGGCTCCCGCTCGGTCGTGGTGTCCGTGGCCGTGGCCATGTTCGTGGCCGAGCTGGGCGACAAGACCATGCTGGCCACCGCCACGCTGGCCGCCAAGGGCGACCCGGTCCTGGTCTGGGTGGGCGCCACCCTCGGCATCATCGCCAGCGGCCTGCTGGGTGTGCTGCTGGGCCGGGCCTTCGGGGCCCGCCTGCCGGAGGCGGCCACCCGCATCGGCTCCGCCGTCCTGTTCGCCGTCTTCGGCCTGGTGTTGCTGGTCACCAGCCTGTAG
- a CDS encoding cation transporter, giving the protein MSTRTTVTVVGMTCEHCVAAVHRELAALDGVRSVEVDLASGTATVASDGPLDPAAVAGAVDDAGYEVVA; this is encoded by the coding sequence ATGAGTACCCGGACCACCGTCACCGTCGTGGGGATGACCTGCGAGCACTGCGTGGCCGCCGTCCACCGTGAGCTGGCCGCCCTGGACGGGGTGCGCAGCGTCGAGGTCGACCTGGCCTCCGGCACCGCCACCGTCGCCTCCGACGGCCCCCTCGACCCCGCCGCCGTGGCCGGCGCGGTGGACGACGCGGGTTACGAGGTCGTCGCGTGA
- a CDS encoding SDR family oxidoreductase produces MAEGEARTERLAGHTVLVVGAGSQPTDEPDAPVGNGRAIAVACAREGARVVCADRDRSAAEVTAALVGDVGGTAVVVEGDVSDEEACREMVASAPGLTGVVCNAGIGPGAGGLIGTTAEDWDTTLAVNLRGPFLVARLALPVLGPGGSFVFVGSLAGLRPGSKLPAYDASKAGLIGLSRHVALEGARQGVRSNVIAPGLIDTPLGRAATRGRPARGRTPVPLGRQGTAWEVAAATVFLLSDEASYITGTTLTVDGGLSLI; encoded by the coding sequence ATGGCTGAGGGCGAGGCTCGGACCGAGCGCCTGGCCGGCCACACCGTGCTGGTGGTGGGGGCCGGGTCGCAGCCCACCGACGAGCCCGACGCCCCCGTGGGCAACGGGCGGGCCATCGCCGTGGCCTGCGCCCGGGAGGGGGCGCGGGTGGTGTGCGCCGATCGCGACCGGTCCGCCGCCGAGGTCACCGCCGCCCTGGTCGGCGACGTGGGGGGCACCGCCGTGGTGGTCGAGGGGGACGTCAGCGACGAGGAGGCCTGCCGGGAGATGGTGGCCTCCGCCCCGGGCCTCACCGGCGTGGTCTGCAACGCCGGCATCGGGCCGGGGGCCGGCGGCCTCATCGGCACCACAGCCGAGGACTGGGACACCACCCTGGCCGTCAACCTGCGGGGCCCGTTCCTGGTGGCCCGCCTGGCCCTGCCCGTCCTGGGGCCCGGCGGCTCCTTCGTGTTCGTCGGGTCGCTGGCCGGGCTCCGGCCCGGGAGCAAGCTGCCGGCCTACGACGCATCCAAGGCCGGCCTCATCGGCCTGTCCCGCCACGTCGCCCTGGAGGGCGCCCGCCAGGGCGTGCGGTCCAACGTGATCGCCCCCGGCCTCATCGACACCCCGCTGGGGCGGGCCGCCACCCGGGGCCGGCCGGCCCGAGGTCGCACCCCGGTGCCCCTGGGCCGTCAGGGGACGGCGTGGGAGGTGGCGGCGGCCACCGTCTTCCTCCTGTCCGACGAGGCGTCGTACATCACCGGCACCACCCTCACCGTGGACGGCGGGCTCAGCCTGATCTGA
- a CDS encoding alpha-ketoglutarate-dependent dioxygenase AlkB, translated as MPPTADPSDAQAATLRPDATFERTWLDRRSWVDVARGVVEGSEELARALAERLAWGEGQVFRYDHWVDVPRLTSVYPLDQPPHPVLSEAHRALQHRYGVRLAAPSVAWYRDQRDSVGFHRDRDMKWLDDTRIALLVVGARRPFLLRPRAHRHAHDLPERGAIIDLAPAGGDLLVMGGGCQAGWEHAVPKVAHRVGPRFSVQWRWTSGTGRQEQGGSYGAPLHFSSR; from the coding sequence GTGCCGCCCACCGCCGACCCGTCGGACGCCCAGGCGGCCACCCTGCGGCCGGACGCCACCTTCGAGCGCACGTGGCTGGACCGGCGATCGTGGGTGGACGTGGCCCGCGGCGTGGTCGAGGGCAGCGAGGAGCTGGCCCGGGCCCTGGCCGAGCGCCTGGCGTGGGGCGAGGGCCAGGTGTTCCGCTACGACCACTGGGTCGACGTGCCCCGGCTCACGTCCGTCTACCCCCTCGACCAGCCTCCCCACCCGGTCCTCTCGGAGGCCCATCGGGCCCTGCAGCACCGCTACGGCGTGCGCCTGGCCGCGCCGTCGGTGGCCTGGTACCGGGACCAGCGCGACAGCGTCGGCTTCCACCGGGACCGGGACATGAAGTGGCTGGACGACACCCGCATCGCCCTCCTGGTGGTGGGAGCCCGGCGGCCGTTCCTGCTCCGGCCCCGGGCCCACCGGCACGCTCACGACCTGCCCGAGCGGGGAGCGATCATCGACCTGGCCCCGGCCGGGGGCGACCTCCTGGTCATGGGCGGGGGGTGCCAGGCCGGCTGGGAGCACGCCGTCCCCAAGGTGGCCCACCGGGTCGGGCCCCGCTTCTCGGTGCAGTGGCGGTGGACCTCGGGCACCGGGCGCCAGGAGCAGGGCGGCTCCTACGGCGCCCCCCTCCACTTCTCGTCCCGCTGA
- a CDS encoding nitrilase-related carbon-nitrogen hydrolase produces the protein MTATSAPPEGTLRVAAVQHDIAWADRDANFARLAPLVAAAAGAGAGLVVLAETFSTGFAVDDPALAEPEGGPSARFLAARAAEHGVWVGGTCPEVPADAPADDRRPHNAFVLAAPDGTTHRYRKIHPFTHAGEERWFRAGEELVSVEIGGLRVSPFVCYDLRFADEMWQVARDTDLYLVPANWPDSRRLHWQVLLQARAIENQAYVVGVNRVGRGGGLDYVGDSRIVDPGGELLATAAQGETILLADVSAARVAEVRDRFRFLPDRRTG, from the coding sequence GTGACCGCCACCAGCGCGCCGCCCGAGGGCACCCTGCGGGTGGCCGCCGTGCAGCACGACATCGCCTGGGCCGACCGCGACGCCAACTTCGCCCGCCTCGCCCCGCTGGTGGCGGCGGCGGCCGGGGCCGGGGCCGGCCTGGTGGTGCTGGCCGAGACGTTCTCCACCGGCTTCGCCGTCGACGACCCGGCCCTGGCCGAGCCCGAGGGCGGCCCCTCGGCCCGGTTCCTGGCCGCCCGGGCCGCCGAGCACGGCGTGTGGGTCGGGGGCACCTGCCCCGAGGTGCCGGCCGACGCCCCCGCCGACGACCGGCGGCCCCACAACGCCTTCGTGCTGGCCGCCCCCGACGGCACCACCCACCGCTACCGGAAGATCCACCCCTTCACCCACGCCGGGGAGGAGCGGTGGTTCCGGGCCGGCGAGGAGCTGGTGTCGGTGGAGATCGGCGGGCTCCGGGTCAGCCCGTTCGTCTGCTACGACCTGCGCTTCGCGGACGAGATGTGGCAGGTGGCCCGCGACACCGACCTGTACCTGGTTCCCGCCAACTGGCCCGACAGCCGGCGCCTCCACTGGCAGGTCCTCCTCCAGGCCCGGGCCATCGAGAACCAGGCCTACGTGGTGGGGGTGAACCGGGTGGGCCGGGGCGGCGGCCTCGACTACGTGGGCGACAGTCGCATCGTCGATCCCGGCGGCGAGCTGCTGGCCACCGCAGCGCAGGGCGAGACCATCCTGCTGGCCGACGTCTCGGCCGCCCGGGTGGCCGAGGTGCGGGACCGCTTCCGCTTCCTCCCCGACCGCCGCACCGGCTGA